A stretch of the Arvicola amphibius chromosome 8, mArvAmp1.2, whole genome shotgun sequence genome encodes the following:
- the Rwdd1 gene encoding RWD domain-containing protein 1, whose product MTDYGEEQRNELEALESIYPDSFTVLSESPPSFTITVTSEAGENDETVQTTLKFTYSEKYPDEAPLYEIFSQENLEDNDVSDILKLLALQAEENLGMVMIFTLVTAVQEKLNEIVDQIKTRREEEKKQKEKEAEEAEKKLFHGTPVTIENFLSWKAKFDAELLEMKKKRMKEEEQAGKNKLSGKQLFETDHNLDTSDIQFLEDAGNNVEVDESLFQEMDDLELEDGDDDPDYNPVAAGSDSSD is encoded by the exons TATTATCAGAAAGCCCACCCAGCTTCACCATCACTGTGACGTCAGAGGCTGGAGAAAACGATGAAA CTGTCCAGACTACTCTCAAGTTTACATATAGTGAAAAATACCCCGATGAAGCTCCCCTTTATGAAATATTCTCCCAGGAAAATCTAGAAGATAATGATGTctcagacattttaaaattactggcATTGCAG GCTGAGGAGAATCTCGGCATGGTGATGATCTTCACTCTTGTGACAGCCGTTCAGGAAAAGCTAAATGAGATAGTCGATCAGATAAAAaccagaagagaggaagaaaagaaacagaaagaaaaggaagcagaagaagcagagaag AAACTGTTCCATGGCACTCCTGTTACGATTGAGAATTTCTTGAGTTGGAAAGCCAAATTTGATGCAGAACTCctggaaatgaagaagaaacggatgaaagaagaagaacaagcaggaaaaaacaaactaagTG ggAAACAGTTATTTGAAACAGATCATAATCTTGACACATCTGATATCCAGTTCCTGGAGGACG CTGGGAACAACGTGGAGGTGGATGAGTCCTTGTTCCAGGAAATGGATGACTTGGAATTggaggatggtgatgatgatcCCGACTACAATCCTGTTGCTGCAGGGAGCGACTCCTCAGACTAA